Proteins encoded in a region of the Moritella marina ATCC 15381 genome:
- a CDS encoding LPP20 family lipoprotein: protein MINKIFSTSIISAAAILMSACSSTPERPAWLDGADVSYPQNVYLTASGQAKTASVADNRALANLAKIFEVSIADESIDFSEANISQSNVSGTTVRQVDNKQTLSRFVNTQAQQVLQGTSIVERWQDPETGQQSSLAVMKKAPAAALFMQSIRAADEQTRAAVKYAEQDAPNPLIALSALESARERQITRLNDNNNLRVVTGNDVNVAYSVETLTQMIKTRLAALSFATSATDEQALLSLQSGAAEVGVQLKDDSQYKLVLTLNKGAVEQRQAWYWLQGNVVLNVMDGDKSIANKRWPFKISAQSEQLLEQRLAVKLNAALPGYVYQVLTPEL from the coding sequence ATGATCAATAAAATTTTTTCCACGAGTATCATTTCTGCCGCTGCCATTTTGATGAGTGCGTGTAGCAGCACACCAGAACGCCCTGCTTGGCTTGATGGTGCTGATGTTAGCTATCCTCAAAATGTTTATTTAACCGCCTCAGGCCAAGCTAAAACGGCAAGTGTTGCCGATAACCGTGCGTTAGCTAATTTAGCCAAGATATTCGAAGTATCGATTGCCGATGAAAGCATTGATTTTAGCGAAGCTAATATTAGTCAGAGCAATGTCAGCGGCACGACAGTACGTCAGGTTGATAATAAACAAACTTTATCGCGCTTTGTAAATACCCAAGCGCAGCAAGTATTACAAGGCACTAGCATTGTTGAGCGTTGGCAAGATCCAGAGACTGGTCAGCAATCTAGCCTCGCAGTCATGAAGAAGGCGCCTGCAGCCGCACTCTTCATGCAATCTATACGTGCAGCAGACGAACAAACTCGCGCAGCAGTGAAGTATGCAGAGCAAGACGCGCCTAATCCACTGATTGCTCTTAGTGCATTAGAAAGTGCTCGTGAGCGTCAAATCACGCGCCTTAACGACAATAATAATCTACGTGTCGTGACTGGTAACGATGTGAATGTGGCGTACTCGGTAGAAACCTTAACGCAGATGATTAAAACACGCTTAGCGGCGTTATCATTTGCGACGTCTGCAACGGATGAGCAAGCCTTGTTATCTTTGCAAAGTGGCGCTGCTGAAGTTGGCGTGCAGCTGAAAGATGACAGCCAATACAAATTAGTTCTCACCTTGAATAAAGGCGCGGTAGAGCAACGTCAGGCGTGGTATTGGTTACAGGGCAATGTTGTTCTAAATGTAATGGATGGTGATAAGAGCATTGCCAATAAACGCTGGCCATTTAAGATCTCGGCACAAAGTGAACAATTATTGGAACAGCGACTTGCGGTTAAGCTAAATGCAGCATTACCGGGTTATGTGTATCAAGTATTAACGCCAGAGTTATAA
- the tsaD gene encoding tRNA (adenosine(37)-N6)-threonylcarbamoyltransferase complex transferase subunit TsaD, with translation MRVIGIETSCDETGIAIYCDEQGLMAHQLYSQVKLHADYGGVVPELASRDHVRKIIPLIKAALVEAGCTKDDIDGIAYTTGPGLVGALMVGATVGRSIAYAWDIPALGINHMEGHMLAPMLEEQTPDFPFLAMLVSGGHTQIVRVDGLGQYTLMGESVDDAAGEAFDKTAKLLGLDYPGGPRLSALAENGVAGRYKFPRPMTDRPGLDFSFSGLKTFAANTIAKEKKLAEEAGHDSVDEQTRADIAFAFQEAVVDTISIKLRRAIKETGIKRLVVAGGVSANKYLRIKLAEMMAKHHGEVFYPRIEFCTDNGAMIAYAGLQRLRHGGDDSLEITARPRWPLDQMDAI, from the coding sequence ATGCGCGTAATAGGAATAGAAACATCATGTGATGAGACCGGCATTGCAATATATTGTGATGAACAAGGGCTAATGGCTCATCAACTTTATAGCCAAGTAAAGCTACATGCCGATTACGGTGGTGTAGTACCGGAATTAGCGTCACGTGATCATGTGCGTAAAATTATTCCATTGATCAAAGCCGCGTTAGTTGAGGCTGGCTGTACGAAAGATGACATCGATGGCATTGCTTATACAACAGGCCCTGGACTGGTTGGTGCATTAATGGTGGGCGCGACTGTTGGTCGTAGTATCGCTTATGCATGGGATATTCCCGCATTAGGTATTAATCATATGGAAGGCCATATGTTAGCACCTATGCTTGAAGAACAGACGCCTGATTTCCCATTTCTAGCGATGTTGGTATCGGGTGGTCACACGCAAATTGTGCGTGTTGATGGCCTTGGTCAATATACGTTGATGGGTGAATCTGTTGATGATGCGGCTGGTGAGGCATTTGATAAAACCGCGAAGTTACTGGGTCTCGATTACCCTGGTGGCCCTCGATTATCGGCGCTAGCTGAAAACGGTGTGGCGGGACGTTATAAGTTCCCACGTCCAATGACGGATCGCCCTGGTTTAGATTTTAGTTTCTCAGGATTAAAAACGTTTGCAGCGAACACGATTGCGAAAGAAAAAAAATTAGCGGAAGAGGCTGGTCATGATAGCGTCGATGAACAAACGCGTGCAGATATCGCGTTTGCATTCCAAGAAGCTGTCGTCGATACCATTTCAATTAAGCTAAGACGTGCAATCAAAGAAACCGGCATTAAGCGCTTGGTTGTTGCTGGTGGTGTCAGTGCGAATAAATACTTACGCATTAAGTTGGCTGAGATGATGGCTAAGCATCATGGTGAAGTATTTTATCCGCGTATCGAATTCTGTACCGATAACGGTGCGATGATCGCGTATGCTGGTCTGCAGCGTTTACGTCACGGTGGCGATGACAGCTTAGAGATCACGGCGCGTCCACGTTGGCCATTAGATCAAATGGATGCGATATAA
- a CDS encoding LPP20 family lipoprotein encodes MRVAALKMTVSAGIIALLSACSSQTSIDSDLDISGAPDWVNIGTQTVDNDSGRLLHGVGMSNGIADESLQKSVADNRARAEVARILATSVDAMQADYTAASNGEVSANVEREIKAKTKLALNGVKIIGRWRNTDNGDIYSFAELDLSDLDAAIKRATALAPQQ; translated from the coding sequence ATGAGAGTAGCAGCATTAAAAATGACCGTGTCAGCGGGTATAATAGCTTTATTATCAGCATGTTCGAGTCAAACTAGCATTGATAGTGATTTAGATATTAGTGGTGCACCAGATTGGGTAAATATCGGTACTCAAACCGTCGATAACGATTCTGGACGTTTATTACACGGTGTCGGCATGTCAAATGGCATCGCTGACGAATCATTACAAAAGTCTGTCGCGGATAATCGCGCACGTGCTGAAGTTGCGCGTATCCTAGCAACGTCTGTTGATGCGATGCAGGCTGATTACACGGCTGCATCAAATGGTGAAGTAAGTGCCAATGTTGAACGTGAAATTAAAGCGAAAACTAAATTAGCATTAAATGGTGTCAAGATTATCGGTCGTTGGAGAAACACTGATAATGGCGATATTTATTCTTTTGCTGAGTTAGATTTGTCTGATCTTGACGCTGCTATTAAGCGTGCTACTGCATTAGCGCCACAACAGTAA
- a CDS encoding pseudouridine synthase has translation MSTVRAAHASHIVLPEHVTDKPTVFSFLSNHFKQIDASVWQQRIIDGKVHWRDGRLITLDCAFVPRERVYYYREVAVEKKVPFAENIIYEDDNIIVAYKPHFLAVSPSGQFVNECLVNRLRIKTGIETLVTAHRLDRATAGLMLLCKIPEQRSIYHDLFKHGNITKHYHAIARLTPELQQQHDEKSLQLPLSWTVKNRIVKGDPTFTMQIIDGEANSHSSIELMTVKGEFGLFKLSPITGKTHQLRLHMASLGMPLVNDRLYPTLLDRCDDNFQQPLQLLAQQLKFTDPVTGVEHDITTKALDIEALINGVVDII, from the coding sequence ATGTCTACTGTCCGCGCGGCCCATGCATCTCATATTGTATTACCAGAACACGTAACAGATAAGCCCACTGTATTTAGTTTTCTAAGCAATCACTTCAAACAGATTGATGCTTCAGTCTGGCAGCAACGTATCATCGATGGCAAAGTACATTGGCGGGACGGTCGTTTGATTACTTTAGATTGTGCATTTGTGCCACGAGAACGCGTGTATTATTACCGTGAAGTGGCTGTAGAGAAGAAGGTCCCTTTTGCGGAAAACATTATTTACGAAGACGACAACATCATCGTTGCTTACAAGCCCCACTTTTTAGCGGTAAGTCCTAGCGGCCAATTCGTCAATGAGTGCCTGGTTAACCGCCTAAGAATAAAAACCGGTATCGAAACACTGGTAACAGCACACCGCCTTGATCGCGCCACAGCTGGACTCATGCTGCTTTGTAAAATCCCAGAACAACGTAGTATTTACCATGACTTATTCAAACATGGTAATATCACCAAACACTATCACGCCATTGCTCGATTAACACCGGAGTTACAACAGCAGCATGATGAAAAAAGTCTGCAATTACCACTTAGCTGGACAGTAAAGAACAGAATTGTTAAAGGTGATCCAACATTCACGATGCAAATAATAGACGGTGAAGCGAACAGTCATTCGAGCATCGAATTAATGACTGTTAAAGGGGAGTTTGGATTATTCAAGCTATCGCCAATCACAGGCAAGACCCACCAACTGCGTTTGCACATGGCTAGTTTAGGAATGCCATTGGTGAATGATCGCTTATATCCAACACTATTAGACCGATGCGACGATAACTTTCAGCAGCCGTTGCAACTATTAGCACAACAACTAAAGTTTACCGATCCTGTCACGGGTGTTGAACACGATATCACGACGAAAGCACTTGATATTGAAGCACTAATTAATGGGGTCGTCGATATTATTTAA
- the rpoD gene encoding RNA polymerase sigma factor RpoD, whose amino-acid sequence MESPQSQLKLLVAKGKEQGYLTYAEVNDHLPQDIVDSDQVEDIIQMINDMGIQVLETAPDADDLLMAENTSAPDEDAAEAAAAALASVESEIGRTTDPVRMYMREMGTVELLTREGEIKIAKRIEEGIYAVQTAVAEYPEAINSLLAEYDKFLAEETRLSDIITGFIDPNAEDVAPTATHIGSEVPTKDDDSAEDDDEEEEEGNKGPDPEEAAEKFAELRKFHTALLKGIKEDGLEHPKTRLQVEMLSEVFRTFRLIPKQFDRIVNNMRDMMDHVRVQERLVIKMCVEHCKMPKAAFVEAFAGHETDITWFEKAQQSAAPYAQALQRIDFDVRRCINKLKLVENTTGLTISQIKNINRRMSIGEAKARRAKKEMVEANLRLVISIAKKYTNRGLQFLDLIQEGNIGLMKAVDKFEYRRGYKFSTYATWWIRQAITRSIADQARTIRIPVHMIETINKLNRISRQMLQEMGREATPEELAERMMMPEDRIRKVLKIAKEPISMETPIGDDEDSHLGDFIEDTTLSLPVDAATKDSLKGATDDVLAGLTAREAKVLRMRFGIDMNTDHTLEEVGKQFDVTRERIRQIEAKALRKLRHPSRSEQLRSFLDE is encoded by the coding sequence ATGGAATCCCCTCAATCACAATTAAAACTTCTTGTAGCTAAAGGTAAAGAACAAGGTTACCTCACCTATGCAGAAGTAAATGATCATTTACCACAAGATATTGTGGACTCAGATCAGGTTGAAGATATTATTCAAATGATCAATGACATGGGTATTCAAGTGCTAGAAACTGCACCTGATGCAGATGACCTATTGATGGCAGAAAATACATCAGCACCTGATGAAGATGCCGCTGAAGCCGCAGCCGCAGCGCTTGCTTCTGTAGAATCTGAAATTGGTCGTACTACCGATCCAGTACGTATGTACATGCGTGAGATGGGTACTGTTGAGCTATTGACTCGTGAAGGCGAGATCAAAATTGCAAAACGTATTGAAGAAGGTATCTACGCAGTACAAACGGCTGTAGCTGAATACCCAGAAGCAATTAACTCGTTACTTGCTGAATACGACAAATTCCTTGCTGAAGAAACACGCTTAAGCGACATCATCACAGGTTTCATCGATCCAAATGCGGAGGATGTAGCACCAACAGCAACACATATCGGCTCTGAAGTACCAACCAAAGATGACGATTCAGCTGAAGATGATGACGAAGAAGAGGAAGAAGGCAATAAAGGCCCTGATCCTGAAGAAGCAGCTGAAAAATTTGCAGAATTACGTAAATTTCACACAGCACTACTAAAAGGCATTAAAGAAGACGGTTTAGAACACCCGAAAACACGCCTGCAAGTTGAAATGCTAAGTGAAGTATTCCGTACTTTCCGTTTGATCCCAAAACAATTTGATCGCATTGTAAATAACATGCGTGACATGATGGATCACGTACGTGTGCAAGAACGTCTTGTTATCAAGATGTGTGTTGAACATTGTAAAATGCCAAAAGCAGCGTTCGTTGAAGCATTTGCTGGTCACGAAACTGACATTACTTGGTTTGAAAAAGCACAACAATCAGCAGCACCTTATGCGCAAGCATTACAACGTATCGATTTTGACGTACGTCGTTGCATCAACAAATTAAAATTAGTAGAAAATACGACAGGTCTGACTATTTCTCAGATCAAAAACATCAACCGTCGTATGAGCATTGGTGAAGCGAAAGCGCGTCGTGCGAAAAAAGAAATGGTTGAAGCGAATTTACGTCTAGTAATTTCGATTGCCAAAAAATATACCAACCGTGGTCTACAGTTCCTAGATTTAATCCAGGAAGGTAACATCGGTCTGATGAAAGCCGTAGATAAGTTTGAATACCGTCGTGGTTACAAATTCTCAACTTACGCTACATGGTGGATCCGTCAGGCAATCACACGTTCTATTGCTGACCAAGCGCGTACAATTCGTATTCCAGTGCATATGATTGAAACAATCAATAAACTGAATCGTATTTCGCGTCAAATGCTGCAAGAGATGGGCCGTGAAGCAACGCCAGAAGAATTGGCTGAGCGCATGATGATGCCAGAAGATCGTATTCGTAAAGTATTGAAGATTGCTAAAGAGCCAATCTCAATGGAAACTCCTATCGGTGATGATGAAGATTCTCACTTAGGCGATTTCATTGAAGATACAACGCTTTCTTTACCAGTTGACGCTGCTACAAAAGATAGCCTTAAAGGCGCGACAGACGACGTTCTAGCAGGCCTAACAGCCCGTGAAGCGAAAGTACTGCGTATGCGTTTTGGTATCGATATGAATACTGACCACACACTTGAAGAAGTGGGTAAACAGTTCGATGTAACGCGTGAGCGTATTCGTCAAATTGAAGCTAAGGCATTACGTAAATTACGTCATCCTAGCCGCAGCGAACAGCTACGCAGCTTCCTAGACGAGTAA
- the dnaG gene encoding DNA primase — translation MAGRIPRDFIDGLIGRADIVDIVEKRVKLKKAGKNYQACCPFHNEKSPSFTVSQDKQFYHCFGCGAHGNAIGFLMEYDNLEFVEAIEDLAGFYGVTVPREEGGNNNGPTAPERKDYYELLESVTRFYQYQLKEHPNKKVVNDYLKQRGLTAEVIAKYGIGYAAPGWDNVLKRFGRDKHTEEQLLTTGVLTENENQSRRYDRFRERVMFPIRDKRGRVIGYGGRVLGDEKPKYLNSPETPIFHKGKELYGLYEVRQAYKEIPQIVVVEGYMDVVALAQFDINYAVASLGTSTSGDQMQTLFRNTNEVICCYDGDKAGRDAAWRALENALPQLRDGKDLKFVFLPDGEDPDSLVRNQGKDALEQLFKDAQTLPDFLFSRLSQNIETNTDVGRSKLASQAKPLIEKMPDGFYRGIVLKKLARFLAWDEAKLNKLFTTVATTKPAKKAIQITPIRRAIGLLLQNPHIGFNLPVFDDLPQLKLPGINILLKLLEQTNGSDQISTAQLLEYWRDTPEQKALIKLAVWDHGADDAVEAEFFDTLFVLSTQVFEQRFSELQLKLAQGGLTQSERLEYKSILDELKSS, via the coding sequence ATGGCTGGTAGAATACCTCGCGACTTTATCGACGGTTTGATAGGTCGAGCAGATATCGTTGATATCGTCGAAAAACGCGTAAAGCTCAAAAAAGCAGGTAAAAACTACCAAGCTTGCTGCCCGTTCCATAATGAAAAAAGCCCTTCTTTTACTGTCAGTCAAGATAAGCAGTTTTATCATTGCTTTGGTTGTGGTGCGCACGGTAATGCCATCGGGTTTTTAATGGAATATGACAACCTTGAGTTTGTCGAGGCGATTGAAGATCTCGCCGGTTTTTACGGTGTTACAGTACCCAGAGAAGAAGGTGGCAATAATAACGGCCCGACTGCGCCCGAGCGTAAAGATTATTATGAACTACTCGAAAGTGTTACACGCTTTTATCAATATCAATTAAAAGAACACCCAAACAAAAAAGTTGTTAACGACTATCTAAAACAACGTGGTTTAACTGCAGAAGTCATTGCTAAATATGGCATTGGCTATGCCGCCCCAGGTTGGGATAACGTCTTAAAACGCTTTGGCCGTGACAAACATACCGAAGAACAACTGCTCACCACAGGTGTATTAACCGAGAACGAAAATCAATCTCGTCGCTACGATCGCTTTCGTGAACGCGTTATGTTCCCTATTCGTGACAAACGTGGTCGCGTCATTGGTTATGGTGGTCGTGTACTCGGCGATGAAAAACCAAAATATCTGAACTCACCAGAAACACCTATCTTCCATAAAGGTAAAGAGCTTTATGGTTTATACGAAGTCCGCCAAGCCTATAAAGAGATCCCACAAATTGTCGTGGTTGAAGGTTATATGGACGTGGTTGCATTAGCGCAGTTCGATATTAATTATGCGGTGGCGTCACTGGGTACTTCGACGTCTGGTGATCAGATGCAGACTTTATTCCGCAACACTAACGAAGTGATCTGTTGTTACGATGGTGACAAGGCTGGGCGTGATGCAGCATGGCGCGCACTTGAGAACGCACTACCGCAATTACGTGACGGTAAAGATTTAAAATTTGTCTTCTTACCCGATGGTGAAGATCCCGATTCATTAGTGCGTAATCAAGGAAAAGACGCACTTGAGCAACTTTTTAAAGATGCCCAGACGTTACCGGACTTTCTATTTAGCCGCTTAAGCCAAAATATTGAAACAAATACCGATGTAGGACGCAGTAAATTAGCGAGCCAAGCCAAACCTTTAATTGAAAAAATGCCTGACGGTTTCTACCGCGGTATTGTATTGAAGAAACTAGCACGTTTCTTAGCCTGGGATGAAGCTAAGTTAAATAAACTATTCACCACAGTAGCAACCACGAAACCAGCCAAAAAAGCGATCCAAATAACACCAATACGTCGTGCTATTGGGTTATTATTGCAAAATCCGCATATCGGTTTTAACCTACCTGTATTCGATGATTTACCGCAATTAAAATTACCCGGCATTAATATTTTATTAAAATTGTTAGAACAAACAAATGGTAGCGATCAAATTAGTACCGCACAATTACTAGAATATTGGCGTGATACTCCAGAGCAGAAAGCACTGATAAAACTGGCAGTATGGGATCATGGCGCAGATGACGCCGTTGAGGCAGAGTTTTTCGATACTTTATTTGTTCTTTCCACCCAAGTCTTCGAACAACGTTTCAGTGAACTACAATTAAAATTAGCGCAGGGTGGTTTAACACAATCTGAGCGTTTGGAGTATAAAAGCATTTTAGATGAATTAAAATCATCGTAA
- a CDS encoding YeeE/YedE thiosulfate transporter family protein, giving the protein MLFITITLILIACLGYLAQTTGLCMVKGVNQAVKGKPMFLLAILLSGTFSWLPLLIVDFTAELDIQTSHQANWFSAFGGLLFGLGAAANHGCGVSTVSRLARGEMVMLATVIGWLLGWILLAKFIDEVESDIYIQSQQIHFMVLILLSLLLIITLFCFNKANRTLWLSMLSIGMMASVVFLYERHWAPSGLLKDISLFVWYGNGQEWPSAERFLLILSLILGMLIAAITTRSFVFKGMTIALLIKHLLAGTLMGIGAVLASGGNDTQLLLALPAFSPAGLIAVIFMLLGIYLGGAVIKSAQLKEY; this is encoded by the coding sequence GTGTTGTTTATTACTATTACGTTGATCTTAATTGCCTGCTTGGGTTACCTCGCGCAAACCACAGGGCTCTGTATGGTTAAAGGTGTTAATCAGGCTGTTAAAGGAAAGCCCATGTTTCTCCTTGCTATTTTACTGAGTGGCACATTCTCATGGCTGCCTTTGTTAATCGTAGATTTTACTGCTGAATTGGATATACAGACGTCACATCAGGCTAATTGGTTTTCGGCGTTTGGCGGCTTACTGTTTGGCTTGGGCGCTGCGGCCAACCATGGTTGCGGTGTGTCAACTGTTAGCCGTTTAGCGCGTGGAGAGATGGTGATGCTAGCGACGGTAATTGGTTGGTTACTTGGCTGGATTTTATTAGCGAAATTTATTGATGAAGTGGAAAGTGATATTTATATACAGTCACAACAAATACATTTTATGGTACTGATATTATTGTCTTTATTATTAATCATTACTTTATTTTGTTTTAATAAAGCAAATAGAACATTGTGGTTATCGATGTTGAGTATTGGCATGATGGCGAGCGTTGTATTCTTATATGAACGGCACTGGGCACCAAGTGGTTTACTTAAGGATATTAGTTTATTTGTCTGGTATGGCAATGGACAAGAATGGCCATCGGCAGAGCGATTCTTATTGATATTAAGTTTAATTTTAGGAATGTTAATCGCAGCCATTACAACTCGATCTTTTGTTTTTAAAGGGATGACAATTGCACTACTTATTAAGCATTTACTCGCTGGAACACTCATGGGTATAGGTGCTGTGTTGGCGAGTGGTGGTAACGATACGCAATTGTTATTAGCCTTACCTGCTTTTTCACCAGCGGGCTTAATCGCTGTTATTTTTATGCTATTGGGGATTTATTTAGGCGGGGCCGTGATTAAAAGTGCTCAATTGAAAGAGTATTGA
- the rpsU gene encoding 30S ribosomal protein S21 has translation MPVIKVRENEPFDVALRRFKRSCEKAGILSEVRRREHYEKPTTVRKRAKAAASKRLAKKLSRENARRVRLY, from the coding sequence ATGCCAGTAATTAAAGTACGTGAAAACGAACCGTTTGACGTTGCTCTACGTCGTTTCAAACGCTCTTGCGAAAAAGCAGGTATCTTATCTGAAGTACGTCGTCGTGAGCATTACGAAAAACCTACTACAGTTCGTAAACGTGCTAAAGCAGCAGCATCTAAGCGTCTAGCTAAGAAACTGTCTCGTGAAAATGCACGTCGCGTACGTCTATACTAA
- the fis gene encoding DNA-binding transcriptional regulator Fis, whose translation MFEQNLAPSALTTSATVQQAEQIVQKPLRDSVQQALRNYLAQLNGQDVENLYDLVLAEVEAPMLDIIMQYTRGNQTRAAVMMGINRGTLRKKLKRYGMN comes from the coding sequence ATGTTTGAACAAAATCTGGCTCCTAGTGCCTTAACAACTTCTGCAACCGTGCAACAAGCTGAGCAAATTGTACAGAAACCATTACGTGATTCTGTCCAACAAGCACTACGAAATTACCTTGCACAATTAAATGGCCAAGACGTAGAAAACCTTTATGACTTGGTATTAGCAGAAGTTGAAGCGCCAATGCTAGATATCATTATGCAGTATACTCGCGGTAACCAAACCCGTGCAGCTGTGATGATGGGCATCAACCGTGGTACTCTTCGGAAGAAACTAAAACGTTACGGCATGAACTAA
- a CDS encoding penicillin-binding protein activator LpoB, translated as MNKLLKLVLGSILVSTLATGCSTSVERVDAGQTIDLSGAWNDTDSQMVAQEMISDVLARPWYNNFTAKTGKSPAVIVGTVRNLSHEHINTKTFVNEMERELINSGRVEFVASSDERNEIREERIDQDLNSSESTRNAAGNEQGADFILKGQINTIIDTADSDQVRYYQVDLSLISLADNRKVWVGQKKLKKLVSNGKLRY; from the coding sequence ATGAATAAGTTGTTAAAATTAGTATTAGGGTCGATCTTAGTATCGACATTAGCGACAGGCTGTAGCACTTCAGTAGAGCGTGTTGATGCGGGTCAGACTATCGATTTAAGCGGTGCTTGGAATGATACGGATTCACAAATGGTGGCGCAGGAAATGATCAGTGATGTGCTAGCACGTCCTTGGTATAACAATTTCACCGCTAAAACGGGTAAATCACCTGCTGTGATTGTCGGTACAGTGCGTAACTTAAGTCATGAACACATCAACACTAAAACCTTTGTTAATGAAATGGAACGCGAGCTAATTAATAGTGGTCGTGTTGAGTTTGTTGCATCAAGTGACGAGCGTAATGAAATCCGTGAAGAACGTATCGACCAAGATTTAAATTCATCTGAATCAACACGTAATGCGGCCGGTAATGAGCAAGGTGCAGACTTTATTCTGAAAGGTCAGATCAATACTATTATTGATACCGCTGATAGCGACCAAGTGCGTTATTACCAAGTTGATTTAAGCTTAATCAGCCTCGCGGATAACCGTAAGGTATGGGTTGGTCAGAAGAAACTGAAGAAATTAGTGTCTAACGGTAAACTGCGTTATTAA